In the genome of Streptomyces sp. P3, the window CACTGACGAGCCGCGGACACCCTCGCGCCCGTCCGCAGGAGGGTCGGTGGATCGGGGGATCGGGAGACGGGCGTCATTCTCGCGGCGGCCGCTCCCAGTGACGTCGATCCGCTCGATCCACCGGGTGCTCAGGTGGGCAGGTCGTGCTCGCTGATCGCGTGGCGACAGCTGCTGCGTCTGCATCTCCCGAGCGGGCCGCCGGCCTGGAAGTCGGGGCACGGGCAGGACAGGCAGCGGATGCGCTCACTCGGGTCGGGCCCACCCAGCCCGTTGTCCGTCAGTCTCACCCGGGTGGTTTCCCGGACGTGGCCCGTGTGCTCGCCGACTCTGCGAGGATCGGCCTCGCTCTCCTCAAAGGCCTTCTTCTGGGCGTCCGTTGGGTCGTACTGCATGGTGCCTCCAGACGGGGAGGTGACGGCGACGGCATACCGCCTCTCCCCCCAAGATGACCCGGTGGACGCCCGCTCGCACGTCGAGCGTCAGTACGGCTGCCGGCGCTCCGCCCACCCCACCTACGGTGTGCCCTCCGCACGGCCGACAGCACAACGGTCGGCGGCCGACGACGGAACCGGCGGTTCACTCCGCGTCGAGCTGGTGGTCGGCCCAGACGTAGGTGTGGGGCAGCAGGTCGGTGACCAGGACGGTGCGGACGCGGTCGCCATCGCCGACGATGACCTTGAGAGCGGGGAAGTAGTCGAGGAGGACCTGCCGGCACCGGCCGCACGGCGGGATCACTCCGCGCTCGCGGTCGCCCACGGCGACGATCGTGTCCAGCTCGTAGGTCCCCTGACCGGCTGCCGTGCCGATGAGGACCAGCTCGGCGCAGGGGCCGCCGGTGAAGTGGTACGCGTTCACCGCGGTGATGATCCGACCGTCACGATCGCGGGCCGCGGCTGCCACGGTGTGGTTGTCGCCCCGACAGCGGGTTCGGGCGACCTGCGCTGCGGCCTGGATGAGCTCGTGGTCGACGGGGTGGGTCTGCGTGGTCATCTTCTTCGCCTTCGTGAGGTGTCAGATGACGTTGACTTGTGCGACGAGCGCGCGCAAGGGAATATCGGCTTCGCCTGCGATCACGGGGAGTGCGCCGACGGGGGAGAGCCGGGAACGGGTGCTGGCCCTGCTGGGGGCGGGGCCCCGGCAGCAGGTGACAGCAGGTTGACGGCGTACCGGGAACGTCGCCCCCGGCCGACGGCGGCCGGGCAGCTCCGGACGCTGTGCGCGGCGGGTCGGCACGGACGCCGCCGTCTGCGGAGACCGGCCCGGGTCCGGCGCCCCGCGGTGTTTCGGCACCGGGGTTTCAGGGGTGCGGACGGGCCAGCCGGCGGAGGAGCGCCACCGCCTCCTCGACGGGCACCGGCTCGAAGAAGTGCGCGTCGGCCAGCTCGACGGCCGCGATCGCGCGTGGGGCCAGCTCGGCGCCGACGTCGGTGACGCGCAGTCGCTTGGCGCGCGTGTCGGCAGGGTCGGTCTCGCGCTCGATGAGTCCCTTGTGCTCCAGGGTGCGAAGGACCTGGGAGGTCATCTTGACGTCGGTGCCCGCCTGTCGGGCCAGAGCCAGCTGGTTGGGGTGTTCGCCCTGGGAGTTGAGCCACCAGGTGCAGGCGAGCAACACGAACTGGACATGGGTGAGTTCGAGGGGGGTCAGCGCTGCGGCGATGTCGCGCTGCCAGCGCAGTGTGGCGTGCCAGAGCAGCAGTCCCGGGCTGTCCTCGGGGCGCAGGGGCATCAGCGCAGCGCCAGTTCGACCAGCGACGCCATGGTGTCGGGCCAGTCGGCGGTGATCCCCGGCCCGATCTGGGCGCCGGCCTCGTCGGCCCCGGGGCCGGTGATCTCCATGCGGTACACCACTCGGACCCGGTCGTGGCCGATCGGGTCGATCCGGTGCGTCGTTCGGAACAGCAGGTCACCGAAGCGGGCTTCGTCGACGAACAGTTCGTCCTGCCTGGTTTCGGCGATGCTGAGCACGATCGGGTCGTCCCCGGGCGGTGTCATCGTGATCCGGGTGCCCGCCGCGAACGGGCCGTCCATCTCGATCTTCTCGATCTCGGCGTTCCAGACACCCCAGTTGTCGACGTCGGCCCAGAGCTGCCAGATCGCGTCGGGGGTGGCGCCGGTCTCGATGGCGTGTTCGTACTCCCACATGGTTTCCTCCTGCGAAGATGATGTGTCCATAGACTATCTGCGCGACGACTATCTGTCCAGGGGGGAGTGGTCGCTCCGCCACGCCACCCCGTCCACCTTGACGTTGTCGTGTCCATGTCACTAATTTCGGCGAGCCGGATCCGGGTGCGCTCCTCCTGCGGAGCGTGGGCGGACGGGCGTCATGGCGGTCATGCCTGCCCGGGTAGGGCGGCTGGTGCCGAGGCGGACTACGCGGAAGGGGCCTTGCCGGAAGGCGGTGTGCCGGGCGCCGTGCCGGCCACGTAGACCGTGTTGGTCGACGTGCCGTTCTGGCGGGCGTTGTCGAAGTCGACGACCCGAGCCGCCGTGCGGGCGAAGACCTCCGAGAGCGCGGACATGAACTGCTCGTCCGGTGGATCGTTCGACCACAGCGCGAACACCCCGCCGGGGCGCAGATGCGCGGCGAGGGCGCGGAGCCCCGCGGGACGGTAGAGGGCCGCATGGCGTGGGTGGAGCACGTGGCGCGGCGAGTGGTCGACGTCCAGCAGGACGGCGTCGAAGCGACGGCCCGGGACCTCGGGGTCCAGGCCGCGGGGGTCGGCGGCCAGCGCGAAGAAGTCGCCTTGTGTCAGGCGGCAGCGGGCGTCCGAGGTGAGCCGGGATCCGAGGGGCACCAGGTGCCGCTGGTGCCAGTCGATGACCGCGGGCAGCGCTTCGATCACGGTCAGCGAGCGCACGCGGGGATCGTCCAGGGCCGCCCTGGCGGTGTAGCCGAGCCCGAGTCCACCGACCGCCACGTCAAGTTCGGGTCCGTCGGTGTCCGGCAGCTCGGCCAGTCCGAGTTCCGTGAGCGCGATCTCGCCGGTGGTGAAGAGACTGGACATCAGGAACTCGTCACCGAGCTTCACCTCGTACACGTCGTCGCCCGAGACCGGGTGGCGACGGCGTCGCAGACTGATCTCGCCGATGGGCGTCGGTTGCCAGTCGATCTCCTCGAAGCGCAGGCCCATCCGTTCACCTTTCGGGATTGTGACGTTCTGACGTTCTGGCGAGGCGGCCCGGACCGGCGCAGACCCGCCCGAGAGCGTTCACGGGCTGCGGGGCGCCGCGGCCGGTACGGTGACGGATGCCCCGCTCCGGCGGGGAGCGGGGGGAACCGGGGCGGCGGGCGCGATCAGGCGTCGATGATGACGGGGATGATCAGCGGCCTGCGACGGTGCGTGCGGAAGGCCCAGTTGGCCACGGCGCGGGCGATGAGCTGTTCGAGCTGGTGGGCGTCGCCGACGCCTTCCTGTGCGGCGTTGGCCAGTGTCTTCTCGATGACGGGAACGACCGGCTCGAAGGTGGCGTCGTCGTGGACGAAGCCGCGCGCCAGGAAGTCGGGAGCCTCGGCGAGGGCACCGGTGTCGGCGTCGACGATGGCGACGACCGTGATGACGCCCTCCTGGGCGAGCGTGACCCGGTCCTTGAGGGACGCCTCGGTCGCGCCGCCGACTTCCATACCGTCCACGTAGACGTTCCCGGCGGGCACCTTGCCGGTGATCGAGGCACGGCCGTCGACGAGGTCGACGACGACGCCGTCCTCCGCGATGACGACGCGGTCCGGGTCGACGCCGGTGCGGATGGCGAGGTCGGCGTTGGCCCGCAGGTGGCGGAACTCCCCGTGGACGGGCATGACGTTGCGGGGACGGACGATGTTGTAGCAGTAGACGAGTTCCCCGGCGCTGGCGTGACCGGACACGTGCACCTTGGCGTTGCCCTTGTGGACGACGTTGGCGCCCCATCGGGTCAGACCGTTGATCACCCGGTAGATGGCGTTCTCGTTGCCGGGGATGAGGGAGCTGGCGAGCAGGACGGTGTCGCCCTTGCCGATGCGGATCGCGTGGTCGCGGTTGGCCATCCGCGACAGCGCGGCCATCGGTTCGCCCTGGGAGCCCGTGCACACCAGGGTGATCCGGTGGTCCGGCAGCTTCTCCAGCTCCTTGGCGTTCACGACCAGCCCGGACGGGACCTTGAGGTAGCCGAGGTCGCGGGCGATGCCCATGTTGCGGACCATCGAACGGCCCACGAAGGCCACCTTGCGGCCGTGCTGGTGGGCGGCGTCCAGGATCTGCTGGATGCGGTGCACATGGCTGGCGAAGCTGGAGACGATGACTCGGCGTGGCGCGGTGCGCATGACCTGCTCGATCGCGGGGTTCAGTTCGCGTTCGGAGGTGGTGAAGCCGGGGACCTCGGCGTTGGTGGAGTCGGTGAGGAACAGGTCCACGCCCTCCTCGCCGAGTCGGGCGAAGGCGCGCAGGTCCGTGATCCGGTCGTCCAGGGGGAACTGGTCCATCTTGAAGTCGCCGGTGTGCAGCACCATCCCGGCGCCGGTGCGGATCGCGACCGCGAGACTGTCCGGGATGGAGTGGTTGACCGCGACGAACTCGCAGTCGAACGGGCCGAAGCGGCGCCGGTCGCCCTCGCGTACGCGCACCGTGCGGGGGCGGATGCCGTGCTCCTTGAGCTTGGCCTCCAGGAACGCGAGGGTGAGCTTCGAGCCGACGACCGGGATGTCCGACCGCTCCCGCAGCAGATAGGGCACGCCGCCGATGTGATCCTCGTGGCCGTGGGTGAGCACGATGCCCACGATGTCGTCCAGGCGGTCCCGGATCGAGGTGAAGTCGGGCAGGATCACATCCACCCCGGGCTGGTTCTCCTCGGGGAACAGCACACCGCAGTCCACGATCAACAGCTTGCCGGCATGCTCGAAGACGGTCATGTTGCGACCGATTTCGCCCAAGCCGCCCAAGGCGGTGACCCTCAGCCCGCCTTCGGGCAACGGCGGGGCGGCTTTGAGTTCTGGGTGCGGATGGCTCATGACCTCACGTTATCGAAGAGTCCGCCGGTGTGATCCACCGCCCGTCCCGTGCCGCCCCGGCCCGCCCGGTCCGGAGCGAGGCCCGGTGCAACGCCCGGCGAGCCACGGGGCACCCGTCGTGGTGCCTACACAGGGAATCGGGCCACCGGCTGACCGTGGCCGAGTCCCTGTCGAAAAGGGGTCACGAATGGAGTGATCTTCCCTGGATGGGTAGAACCCATGTAAGAGGCGTGAAGCAGCCGATCCGGGCGCGTCACGGGCGGATCCCCTCCGACGGATCGCAGGGATTGCGTACCCAGGGGTATCTGGGCTGTCCCGTTTCGGGTCCAATGGTGAGAGTCCGGCCCTTGCATGCCCACACCGGTCAGAAGAGGCACGTCATGGATCCATGGCTGATCTGGTTGATCATCGCAGCGGTTCTGGCTGTGGTGGAGATCTTCACGCTGACCGCGGCGCTCGGGATGCTGAGTGCGGCCGCGCTGGTCACGGCGGGTTCCGCGGCGGTCGGGCTGCCGCTGCCCCTGCAGTTCGTGGTGTTCACCGTCGTCGCCGCGGCCACGGTGTTGTTCGTACGCCCCATCGCGCTGCGCCACGTGCTCCGGCCGGGGGCGGCACGGTTCGGCGTGGACGCCCTGATCGGCAAGGCTGCCTTCGTGGTCGCGGACGTGTCGGACCGGGGCGGCAGGGTCCGTATCGACGGCGACGAATGGACGGCCCGCGCCTACGACGAAACGCTGGTGATCCCTGCCGGAAGAACCGTCGACGTCATAGAGATCAACGGAGCCACCGCGATCGTCTACCCCCGGGACTGAAACCATGGAAACCTCGGCGTTCTTGATTGCCGGCCTGCTCGTCGCCCTCTTCGCGGTCTTCACCGTGGTGCGGGCGGTGCGCATCGTGCCCCAGGCGCGCGCCCGCAACGTCGAACGACTCGGCCGCTACCTCCGGACCCTGAATCCAGGCCTCAACTTCGTCATCCCGTACATCGACCGCGTGCACGGAGTGATCGACCTGAGGGAACAGGTCGTCTCCTTCAAGCCGCAACCGGTCATCACCGAGGACAACCTGGTCGTCGAGATCGACACCGTTCTCTACTTTCAGGTCACGGATCCGCGAGCGGCCTTCTACGAGATCGCGAACTTCCTCCAGGCGGTCGAGCAGCTCACCGTCACCACGCTGCGCAACGTCGTGGGATCCATGGACCTGGAAAAGACGCTCACCTCTCGGGACACCATCAACAGCCAGCTCCGAGGCGTGCTGGACGAGGCCACCGGGAAGTGGGGACTGAGGGTCAACCGGGTGGAGATCAAGGCCATCGACCCCCCGCAGAGCATCAAGGACGCGATGCAGAAGCAGATGCGGGCCGAGCGGGACAAGCGGGCCGCGATTCTCGGGGCCGAGGGGCAGCGCCAGTCACAGATACTGACCGCCGAAGGCGACAAACAGGCCGCAGTCCTGCGCGCGGAGGGCAACCGAACCGCTGCGATCCTCCAGGCCGAAGGGCAGTCCCGGGCCATCGACGAGGTGTTCCAGGCCGTGCACCGCAACGACCCCGACCCCAAGCTGCTCGCCTACCAGTACCTGCAGACGCTGCCCCAGCTCGCGCAAGGTTCGGGCAACAAC includes:
- a CDS encoding cytidine deaminase, producing the protein MTTQTHPVDHELIQAAAQVARTRCRGDNHTVAAAARDRDGRIITAVNAYHFTGGPCAELVLIGTAAGQGTYELDTIVAVGDRERGVIPPCGRCRQVLLDYFPALKVIVGDGDRVRTVLVTDLLPHTYVWADHQLDAE
- a CDS encoding MarR family winged helix-turn-helix transcriptional regulator, producing the protein MPLRPEDSPGLLLWHATLRWQRDIAAALTPLELTHVQFVLLACTWWLNSQGEHPNQLALARQAGTDVKMTSQVLRTLEHKGLIERETDPADTRAKRLRVTDVGAELAPRAIAAVELADAHFFEPVPVEEAVALLRRLARPHP
- a CDS encoding SRPBCC family protein, which encodes MWEYEHAIETGATPDAIWQLWADVDNWGVWNAEIEKIEMDGPFAAGTRITMTPPGDDPIVLSIAETRQDELFVDEARFGDLLFRTTHRIDPIGHDRVRVVYRMEITGPGADEAGAQIGPGITADWPDTMASLVELALR
- a CDS encoding spermidine synthase; amino-acid sequence: MGLRFEEIDWQPTPIGEISLRRRRHPVSGDDVYEVKLGDEFLMSSLFTTGEIALTELGLAELPDTDGPELDVAVGGLGLGYTARAALDDPRVRSLTVIEALPAVIDWHQRHLVPLGSRLTSDARCRLTQGDFFALAADPRGLDPEVPGRRFDAVLLDVDHSPRHVLHPRHAALYRPAGLRALAAHLRPGGVFALWSNDPPDEQFMSALSEVFARTAARVVDFDNARQNGTSTNTVYVAGTAPGTPPSGKAPSA
- a CDS encoding ribonuclease J is translated as MSHPHPELKAAPPLPEGGLRVTALGGLGEIGRNMTVFEHAGKLLIVDCGVLFPEENQPGVDVILPDFTSIRDRLDDIVGIVLTHGHEDHIGGVPYLLRERSDIPVVGSKLTLAFLEAKLKEHGIRPRTVRVREGDRRRFGPFDCEFVAVNHSIPDSLAVAIRTGAGMVLHTGDFKMDQFPLDDRITDLRAFARLGEEGVDLFLTDSTNAEVPGFTTSERELNPAIEQVMRTAPRRVIVSSFASHVHRIQQILDAAHQHGRKVAFVGRSMVRNMGIARDLGYLKVPSGLVVNAKELEKLPDHRITLVCTGSQGEPMAALSRMANRDHAIRIGKGDTVLLASSLIPGNENAIYRVINGLTRWGANVVHKGNAKVHVSGHASAGELVYCYNIVRPRNVMPVHGEFRHLRANADLAIRTGVDPDRVVIAEDGVVVDLVDGRASITGKVPAGNVYVDGMEVGGATEASLKDRVTLAQEGVITVVAIVDADTGALAEAPDFLARGFVHDDATFEPVVPVIEKTLANAAQEGVGDAHQLEQLIARAVANWAFRTHRRRPLIIPVIIDA
- a CDS encoding NfeD family protein, producing MDPWLIWLIIAAVLAVVEIFTLTAALGMLSAAALVTAGSAAVGLPLPLQFVVFTVVAAATVLFVRPIALRHVLRPGAARFGVDALIGKAAFVVADVSDRGGRVRIDGDEWTARAYDETLVIPAGRTVDVIEINGATAIVYPRD
- a CDS encoding SPFH domain-containing protein produces the protein METSAFLIAGLLVALFAVFTVVRAVRIVPQARARNVERLGRYLRTLNPGLNFVIPYIDRVHGVIDLREQVVSFKPQPVITEDNLVVEIDTVLYFQVTDPRAAFYEIANFLQAVEQLTVTTLRNVVGSMDLEKTLTSRDTINSQLRGVLDEATGKWGLRVNRVEIKAIDPPQSIKDAMQKQMRAERDKRAAILGAEGQRQSQILTAEGDKQAAVLRAEGNRTAAILQAEGQSRAIDEVFQAVHRNDPDPKLLAYQYLQTLPQLAQGSGNNFWVIPSEITSALQGVSRAFSEVLPPSPATREKPGDDMAAQAADDAAQAAEAAAAALADAARAERGTPPPDSLPSQPPH